The genomic region TCCCCTAACATGGAGGCAAGCAATCAAGCTCAAGACAACAAACCACCCCTGGAACAAATTTCCACTCAAATTGTACTTCAATCCATACTGCTTTAGCTAATCTAAATGACTTTTCATGAATATACAAAACTGGCGGAAACCAAAAGCATGGAACAAGCTAGCTAGCAGAAGTGTATTAATCTGCTGATTGACAATGACTCAAAGACAACCAAATTACCATCATCGACTGTTGAAATAGGCAAGAAGGGTATCTCATGATACCAAGGCACTGTTACCAGAGCGTTCCCAGTTTGAATGAAAAGGCGAGAAGATAACTTCCTACAGTTGTCCAACATAATCAAAATCAAATAGAACCCGAGAGGTCAAATGATGCAAAGAATTTCCCAACGCCTGAGAATCATGTATCTTCGGATCGTGCCAAAGGAGTCATTGTTAATGGTTGACCTTGGAGCACTAACGGAAGACACAAGGCTGGTCCTCATATCACCAAGTGCGATGGTGCATCAGACATCCCAGCTTCTAAAAATATGCAGCATAATGCTGCATTACACAGGTTATCTTCATAATACCAGCTAATATTTCTATATTTTGATTGTTTATGGCTAAATGTGTTGGCTACGTTTTCTTATAGCTTCTTATTATTTTCCTCCAGACTGGACATCTGTATACCACCCACACGTTTGGTCTAGATGACCAGCCTCTGATGTTTTTGTATCTATTAactttatttatattaaaaatatatttaaaaaaacagAAACTTTGAACTAGACCAGTCATACACCATGCTTTTCACATTGCAGTTAAATAATCCCGCGCCAGATTATCGCAAATGACAGAAAACATGATTCGATATTCTTCTTGCCAAAAAAAATCTCAATTAAAGTACAAAAAATATGAAGTCGGAGCTCATAGCAATCTATGAAGAACACGTGAGACATTGGAGAAATACAGAACCATGTTATATTCCCTAATTTCTTTTAGATTCCAAAGAATAAAGCGCAAATTGTGAGTGCAAGTTAGGCATGAATTGTTCATCATAAATTTGCAACAGCCATATATAAATGTATTCCATGGCATTCAACTGAAAGCTTTAAGGAAGGCTACTGACCTTAATATAATGAGGAGCCTCTGCAGTGAGCACAGAAATGTATGAAGTTGAGAGAAAAGCTCCTAAACCACTGATTTAACAGGAACCTTCACACTGGCATAGCTGCCACCTCCAACAGCACCTAGAACGCCATGTTTCTTTCCTCACTCCTTATCTCTTACCAGTGGCTTTTATTAATTTACAGACGAGCCCTGTAATTGGAGCAGACCTTGCATTACCAGTGCAGGCAATGCAGCTATCACATTGCCCAATTCAGCAGCTACTTCTAGAGCCTATATAGAGTACTTCTACTTACTCTTGTCTACTCCCACGAGTTTCATGAGTGTATTGTCACGGCATGACATGTCTCACATCTGTCACTAATCTCGATTCAATACCTTGAATGTAGAATCGAATCGTATCTGAACGAGGGCAAAATCAGGGTAGAGGGTACAATTTTGCTCGTGATATATTGGTATTTAATTCTTCTAAATACTGGCTCGTACCAGTTGTATATCAACACACTAATAATAGAAGATTAAATACTAATTCATTATTAATTGTATCCAATGTAACAGTAAAATTATACGCAATGGAAATTTTGAACAGTTTTTTTTTAACGATGGAATGCTGATTATAATGTCTTTTTATATTCTCCATTATTTAGATGTCTTTTTATCAACTTTGTTATTCTTTTTGTTaattgatttttcttttgtttattgATTAACTGGAGGTGATCTATGACTTTAATATTCttctttaataatatttataaGGGAAGAAATGTTAGAGAAAGGTTGAGAATTACAATTGTCTAACAACAATTGTTAGCGAACACACTAGAACATCTGATTTTTCAAATATACTTTAAAATAACTTGTCTAACCAGCAACCACATTATTATGCAAATTGAAACTCAACTTAACTTGTTTCCAATTCAGCTCATGACAAAAGATAGCAAAAAAGTTTTTAAAATGTTTTGTCTAAGTTAAAGAGTAATTCATTTGATGAAATGAATGTATCTTTCAGTTTTCTAGTGGTTGCTTTGTATTTATGATTTGGTTGGGTTATTTTTCTTTCAATCCATTGTACACAACTttgttcaatattaaaaaaaaaaaggttttcttTTTTTCTCACTTCTTTTTTAGGCATAAAGGTGAGAATTACTTATATATTGACAACATGAACAATCTTCAAGATCATAAGGGTTTATATCTTGTCTATGGGATTTGGAGGGTTCCTCCTCTTATTTTGATTGTTATCTTTAATCTATTAGGATTTTCAACAATTTTTGGAACTGTCTTTTTAAGAGTTGGGGGATCTTATAATTAAGTAATATAAAGAAGTTATGGATGAAGCAAAACAAGTGGCACATTTGAATGCTTGTCTTAAtaatagtaaaaataaataaataaatacatttattttagaTAAGTAAAACAGAGATCAAAGATTCTCATAGTTCAATTGAAGACTAGTTTACATTGTCTATCATGTGGTACAGGAAGATGAATAAgaccaaaaaataaataaagaaaaaagtaGATCTTTTGTAAAATTAATAcagtcaaaataaaaaaatattttattttaaaatactttatcaaattaaattcaattataaaattttataaaataaaaataacaaaaagTTGCTATTCCATAAACTATCTTTTAACATGTGAATGTCAACATCCTTCTATTCTATTTTATCCTAATGATTTAAAAAAACTTCATTGGTTGTAGGCACCTCTTTAAAAACCAATCAATAACATCCAATACTCATTTATTTACTAAAAATCGttgatcattaaaaaaaaatagaacataGTTGGCCATCTATCAGAAGCATTGGGCGACCCTACAAAATCGATTTGCCATATGGTAGGAAAAAATTTCCAAATTGTTTAATGGCGTACATACCCCGCGAATAGATTGATTGGTGCGGGCTGTCAGTAGTTGATAGGAGACTAGGCCGGAAATACAGATAAAAACAAAGAATTGCCTTGTACAGAACTCCGATATCCCGATCCCGCGAATGAATGTGACAGCTTACACTATTTTCGGGAATAAAACTGCACCTTACACTATTCGGTTAAGTGATCAACATTACTGAAAGCTGAAAAATAAGTTATGATGTGAAAGTTACAGGGAATCTGGGTAGGTAGTGCAATAAAAAGTCAATGGAAGGAGACATGACTTTAGAGAAGAGAACGAAAAGTACTACACGCGGCTGAAATTATTGTAGAAGCGGAGCCCACAGATTAATTTCCAGCTAGGTATTTCACACGCATTAAGTAAAGGTTTGTTCTGTTGCTGTAACAGGTTTGAAATACGAACGTAGATTGCGTAGCAGTACGTGTCTGTCTACCTTCTTCTTGTGTCCACCTGTTTCATGCGTGCATATTTTTGAAGGGTCAAACATTTTGAATGTGGcagtcttttcattgttattttctcatGTCTTCGTTGGTTATTTGTTAGAATAGAATACAAAGCTTTTTATGTTTTGAAGGTTATTAAAAGATACTCTATAGTAAtagaataatatatttttttttattgaatgaaTGCAAGTGATTAATAAAATACAGTTGTGTCTAAAGATAGAACATAACAGGAAACATATAATTATAAGAAAACATGTTTACTAACATAAGACTGAGAAGAACAGTTACAAATAGACATGAAAAACAGTTACAGCAAACCTATAGCTGTAAGAGAACAtgtttacaaatatatatatatataagactcaGAAAAACAGTTACAAATAGACATAAGAGAAACGGTTAAGAATAAGTATTGATTTTTTCTATTGAAACTGATGGTGAGTTTTTACATTCATTGAATAGAAATCAGTCATCTTTTATATGTTGTTGTTTAGCTTTTATTTTGTATTATTCTGAACAACTGTTAAACATGTTTTACATAGTAACCCCCCAACACAACAATCCTGACATGGATACTAATTCCTACAAGTCATCAAAGATCACCAGCAGCAAGGAATTCTTTCAAAGTCTTGTCCATTGATAGCAGTTTGCTTGATTTGTGTCATTCTCTAATGACCCCAATCTCTCCTCTCCATTAATTCCTCATGGGATCCCGTTAAGGGCATAAGCAATGAGGTGCCGGATACATTATCCATAGTGGCCAAAAGACTCAGTTCCAAGGAATCCAGCTGTTTGCATTTGGCCTCTACATGACAATGGCAGAGTGCAGTGAAGCAATGAATGTTCCAGATCTAGGCATTATAATTCAACAATCTATAGGTTATTAGCCATGTCATCGTCTCTGCATCCATTGCTACCACTGCAAGAGGACTCTGCTTTTTTCTGTTTTTAATCAACGCCACTTACTGGGGTACTTAAATCTCTGTAGTCATGAATTCTTGAGGAGCATTAGGCTGATTGCTTAGTCTCTAAATGGAAATGTTCAATATCATAAAAGAAAATGCTTTATTGCAAATTATGTCCCTCTCAGAAACTATACCACCAAAATCTAAAGAGGAAAGCCCTAAACAGCAAACAGATGAAGAATATAACTGCTGACTCCACCGAGGCAAAAATTATTCACAAAAAGAGCCAGATGAACATAATACTGGATGATGAAATCAAGGTGTTAAAAGAGCTTAACACCAAAGCAGCAGAGACATCTGTGTCCTAGGTCATTCATAAGCAAAGGCCGGACTGTAAAAATGGGTATGCCCACTTTTGTTTTCCACATTTCTCTTCCCTTAATTTCATTCTAATCACCTACATCGGGCATCCCATGAAAATCAATCTTTATCTCTAAAACTGTGCAATCCAACCCTACTCGTTTCCATGCCTAGGATGAAATCTTTTGCATTGAGCCAGCAAGTACTGACCAAAAGAAACCAGCTCCTTCCACTTGCGTGACAAGGGCCATTCTGAAATCCCTCCCCTAACATGGAGCAAGCAATCAAGCTCAAGACAACAGGCCACCCTGGAACAAAATCCGACTCAAATCGTATACTGCTTTAGCTAATGCAAATGACCTTTCATAACAATACAAAAGTGGCAGAAACCAAAGCATGGAACAAGCTAGCCAGTAGTAGTGTATTAATCTGCCGATTGACAACTCAAAGACAACCAAATCACCACCATTAACTGTTTAAATAAGCAAGAGGATCATCTCATGATGCCTTGAGGCAATATTACCTGAGCGTTACTAATTTGAATGAAAGGCGAGAAGAGAACTTCCTTAACAGAATCAAAATCAAACAGAACCCAAGAGATCAAACAATGCAAAGTATTTTCCCACGCCTGAGCATCATCTGTCTTCGGACCGTGCAAAAGGAGGCCGTGCTGGTTGGCCTTGGAGCACTAATGGAAGAAACAAGGCTGATCCTCATATCACCAAGTGCGACGAGCATCAGACATCCCAGCTTCTAAAAATTTGCAGCACAGTGCTGCATTACACAGGTTATCTTAATGATACCagctaatatttttatattttgattatttatggcTAAATATGTGGCTACGCTCTCCTACAGCTTCCTATTATTTTCCTCTTCAGACTGGACATCTGTATACCACCCACACGTCTGGTCCAAATGACCAGCCTCTGATGTTTTTGTATCTATTAACTTTATTTaccttaaaaaatataaaataacagGAACTTTGAACTAGACCATTCCTATACACCATGCTTTTCACATTGCAATTAAATAATCCCGCGCCAGATTATCGTAAATGACAGAAATTATGAGTCCTTAATCTTCCTGCCAAAATATTCTCAATTAAACTCTGGAAATTGTGAAATCGTAAGTCATAACAATCTATCGAAACCCTGTGCGACATTGGGGAAATACAAGAATCATATAGTCTTCCCTAATTTCCTTTAGATTCCAAAGAAAAAAGCGCGAATTGTGAGTGCAAGTTAGGCCTGATTTGTGAATCATAAATTTGCAACAGCCATAAATAAATGTATTCCAGAATCATATCATCTTCCCTAATTTCTTTTAGATTCCAAAGGAGAAAGCGCGAATTGTGAGTGCGAGTTAAGCATGAATTGCGGATCATAAATTTGAGAGTAATAATAATATTTCAATACATGTATTACATGGCATTTTTTTGAGACCTTAAAGGAAGGATACTGACCTTATTAATATGATGGCGGGCTTCTGCAGTGAGCACAGAAACGTATGAAGTTGCGAGAAAAGCTCCCAAACCACTGATTAACAGGAACCTTAACACTGGCATGGCTGCCACCTGCAACAGCATCCAGAACGCCATTTTTCTTCCCTCACTCCTCCTTATCTTTTACCAGTGGCTTTTCTTAAATCAAAGAGAAGCCCTGTAACTGGAGCAAACCTTGCATTCCCAGTGAAGGTAATGCAGCTTTGATATTGCCCGATTTCAGCAGCTACGTCTAGAGCCTATTTATAGTCCTTACATACTCTTTACTACTCCCACGAGTTCCATGCGTATATTGTCTCGGCATGGCGTGGCTCACCATCTTTCACTAATTCCAATTCAATGTCGTTGAATAGAATCAGATTGTATCTGAACGAGGCCAAAATCGGGGTATGCGGTAATGTTTCGATAGTGATGTATTCGTATTTTGTTCTTTTAAATACTGGCTCATTTTTACTTGCATTAAATGTAATTATGAACACAATGATTATTGAGTTTAAATACTCGTTCACCATTAATAGTATTCAATGCAATAATACACATAATAgttatttatataaataatatgTAATAGAAAATTTTAACAGTGTTTCTGTAAatgatgattgtaatatttttctagattttttaatTCTCCAGGTGTCTTTTATGTCAACttttttattcttttaattaattgattttgtGAATGATGATTGCAATGCCTCTCTAGATTCTTAAGATGTCTTTTCTCTCAACTTTGTTATtctttttattatttgatttttcttttgctCTTCAGATATCTTTTCTCTCAATTTTATTATtctttttattatttgatttttcttttgctCTTTCATCAGTTAAGCCTATCAATGAGTTTAGCATTCTTATTTAATAATACTTGTAGCTGAAGACAACTATCAAGTAAAGTCTAAGAATTAGAGTTGTCTTACAACAATTGttaaagaagaaaggagaacatttagTTCACATTATTATTATGAATGTATCTatctagttgatttgtatttatggTTTAACTTTGGTTACATTAATTTTCTTTCAACTACCTATTGGTAATTCCTATTCATTTAAATTGCTCTATTCAACATAAAAAAATTGGTTTTTATTTTGGCTCAAATTTTTAGCATAAAGTCAAAAATTACTTATGATGCTACATGAATAATATTCAAGGTCAGAAGAGTTTGTACCTTGTCTATATTCTTTGGAGGTTTCCTCATCTTGTTTAGATTGTCTATCTTGAGTCCATTTAGATTTTCAAGattttttgaaattgttgtttgAAGAACCTTTTTAAGACTCGCGGACTCaatttgcaattaattgtttttaatatatattattttacctTTATATTAAAAATTAGTTAGAAGTCTTATAAAAGTCTATGTATATATTCTAAATTTTGAGATACATGtctatattttttatattgttcatttatttaaactcttttaataaattacttttgaccttataaacattaaaaacttCCAATTGTATTTGTGATCTTGAAAGAGTGCATGGGTATTAAGCCCAAAGTGTTCCTGGACCATATACATCTACTTATAGGTAGCTTAGTTCAACATGGCAAAATCCTTCAAAATTGATAAGTAGGAGAAAAAATATAAGAGGGAACTTGTCCTTCAATGAATATAGGACAGGGTGTGCCCTTCAAAGACCTCGGGGTCATTGATGGGGGAGGATGGGCCACCCACAACAAATCACTAGCTTAAAGTTATTTTTAAAGATTTGTTGAAAAAAAAGGTATAGATAATCAAGTAGATGAACAAAGAGCATATTAATTTGAATCTTTATCTTAAtaattgtaaaaaaataaaaaacatttgtttTTAAAAATTTAAGCAAATATGTAGAAAAAGAattcaagaagaaagaagaaatattACTTGAAAGAATTTTATGGCTTTGGAACCACCTATATATTTAAATATCAATATCTTTTCAAGATCAAATATTCTCATTGTGTAATTTGAGGACTAGCTTGTGCTCGTCTTCCATgtgaaaagagagatgaaaaaagaaaaaaaaaggtataTCAAGAGAGTATCATTTGTACAATTTATacaaatataaaaacattttatttttaaaatgcttgtcatattaaataagatttaaaaataaataaaatgaaaatgataaagatCTACTACAGCATAATTAACATGTGACGTCAAATCTATTCTATTTTATATTCTAATGGTTGAAAAAAAATCATTGATGATAGACACATTTTAAAAACCAATCAATAGCATTCAATGCTCAttcatttactaaaaatagtagatcataaattaattaattaattaattaaaataactgGTCATCTAACAGAAGTATTGGACGACCGTACAAAATCAATTCAGCTTTATGcagaaataattttcaaaattgattAATAGAGTGAATAGATTAATTAATAGGTACagactaggggaaaggacccagtagtcatgcaccctaacttcacgcttctcaaaatcctacttggaaatttcgaatcactccgatttttttacagcagcttacttggcaagtcccctgcttataactaaggtttcagggccacatcatcaaatatgatgccacatcagcatgctttttgccaaggtgtccaaaacagccccaaaaaaaagtgagaccaataggcgtgcaaaagagaccccaatagttgtgcagccgatgtggcatcacctgattggttactttttacaatattagtacatttcttaacaactattggtacatttcctaacaactgttggtacatttcctaacaaaaattgatattttttgtttcaaacaataggttttatttgttcaatttttggaacaaaaggtatcaacaaccctcacaacgattggaacatgctcaactactgggtcctttcccctagttgaTGTGAGACTCTACTAGAAAtacagaaaaaaataaaaaattaatgtacAGAACTCCCAATCCCATGAATGAATGTACAACGTACACTATTCTCGTTAATAAATCTGCACATTATACTTTCCAGTTAAGAAATCTTCTTTACCAAAAGCTGATTTTGACAGTTAAGGGAATCTGGGTGGCGAACAACTTTCAAACATACGATGCAAAATCAGTGGAGGGAATTATAATTTTTGAGAAGAGAACAAAAAGTACTACACGCGGCTGAAATTATTGTGGAAGCGGAGCCCGCGGAATCATTTCCAGCTAGATAATGTGGAAAACTTAGACAAAATAGTTATAACATAAAatgtagggttttttttttttttaaatgtctggAATAAGTTAATGTAACATGTCTGAAATATCAATGGAGGTTGTGTAGCCGTTACAATAATAGAGCAGCTGTACAAAGAGGATTATAATAACAGCTATTAGCTAAATAATAGGGGAAGAGtatcaattattaattattattgtttcTGTTTTAATAATAGTTCTTTTTTTAATAACTAATgtcttaattattaattttaaagaaataaaaagaaaaactaaaagtctattaataaatttcatatgtatcaatagcagtctattttttaatatttttggataATAATTGAAGCATTAAACTAAAACGTCAAGTAGTGTTAGTTTATTACAAATAGTACCAAaaaacaattgtttttgatattaaaagcagccaaaaaacACAAAGGGGCTGACCCATGAGAAACATAGAAACAGTGGTAATCCCACTGTCAGTAGATCATTGGCAAAATTACAACCCTcttactttcctctatcaaaaactatgaTCATTCTACGTAAGTTCAGCAGATATAAAAAAGTTTTGATAAAGATTTTAAACATTTGCCATGCAGGGCAATAGGTATATGAGTTCAAATATAAACAGAGATTAAAACTATCCACCCATAGGCTACTAGGACTAGACAAAAAACCAAACTTCCGCGACATAGAAACAGAttatttctttttcccatggctcctcttggggaggaacTTCCTTGCCCATTCCTTTGTGAGGAATTTGAAAAGGGCCTTGTAGTCCTCATAGTCCTTGCTTTTGCCTTTGGAAGAACTTTACTGCAGAAGGCACAGGGTGGTCGTCGAGCAACGCATCACATTCAACACAAATCTCGAGGCATTGTGCATCTTGTTTTCCATTGCCTCCATCCTGCTAGTGATTTCCTGCACATTATCAAACAGGGcctccactttcttacccaacTCCGCCAAAATGTTGTCATCCTCCTCCTTTATGTTGCTCgcttcctccaccaccatcatcttctCAAGCATGAGAGTCGGGGAGGGAGAATTGGTTTGGGACTTTGGGCCAATCTCCGAACTCCTAGAATTTTTAGGGCTTTCAGAGACGTGGGTGGAGCTGACAGAGTGGGGGGTCGAAGTAGAGTGGAAGAGGACCACATTCTCAACAGGGCTTGAGTTCCCAGTGTCATGCGAAGAGGAGTGTCTCTTAGTGTTTTTTCAGAGGGTTTGGAGGCCATTCTCACTGCACGGCGGGGGGTGTTGGCCTCGTCGGTGATTTCTATATCAGAATCAATCTCCTAGATTCTGACTTTCTTGGGGGTTTTAACATCTTCAGGGGGGCACTTTTAACTTTTGTTGCTGCAAGAGCCAATTTCCAGTAGCCAAGGAGGGCTAGCATCAGGTTTAACGGTAGCAAAGGCAGGGGGACTGTTATCAGCCACATTCTGGACAGAGATAGTACGGAGCGGGCAAAGGGCCAGGTGGAAGTTGTAAAGATGCAGGATGAGGCCCTAGTGAAGAATGGGGaagtcttttccttttttcttggccTCAGCTATGTCCTTGACATTAGAATCCAACGAATGCAGCAAGAAAAACGGAATGGAAATGTAATCCTTATTTCTCAAGTGGTTAAGGAACGAGAAATGGTAATAATAAAAGATTCCATACCTTCCCTCCAGAGTGAAGTATTTCATCACGATGTAGCAAACCTCATCCCACGAAGTTGGAAGCTCCTCCCGGTTGAAACTGCCCGCCCTCTTCATTGGGTTTTCGCCTTCACAAAAGAACCGGTTCAGACTGGTGGTATCCGAAATGTGGCTCTGCttcttccatttcctcccctccataGATAGACCCATCGCTTGGGCAATAACTTCTTCATTTATTTCGAAGGAGATCCCCCCATGGTAACTCTTTTGTCCTCCCAGGAAGCCACAAATTGCTTAGACAATCTCTCATCATTTCCCTTCATGATTCCATGAATTTGTCTACCCCGCCTTCCGAACAGACAAGCCACACCATCGACTTAGCTTTAAACTCATTAGTTTTGTCAGGTTCCAATCTAAGCCTGTCACCCCCCACTATCACTTCCTCTAGCTTAGTAGAGcagaggtgaaatagggtagcagaAACACAGAGTCGAGACAGGACCAAAGCAAGGTTGTGGTAAAAAATTTGCCAATCTTGAGGTAAAAGAACGTAATAAACGTTGTGATTATTACATCTTATGTCTAAGTAGATATCGAATTCATGAAATCTACTAAATTTGTGTGGAACCTCAATCCAGCCAATATGATTTGACCTATCCCATCTATTGCCTTTATCATTGCCACTAAACTCCTTCTAGATAATAATTAGGAAATAATTATTCTCGATGTCAATACTATCATCATAAACACATCCCTTTTGAGAGTGATGACAAGGCCCTTTGTGGCTACATGGCATACCAGGCCCATGATGGGCGGGATTCccttctaattttaaaatttgaatattaGCTCTCTTCATCTGGTAGAGGTTATATGGGTTCatcattggacttggtttttttttctgtctccaagatcaccttggtgGTTACTGGCAGCAAATTGGGGTTCCTCCAACATCGTAAGTCATTCTGCAACCTTCCCACCGCCGTCATGGAGTGTCCAGCCGCATTCTTTTCTCTAAAGACATGTCGGATGGTGAAGCCATCAAGATTAGCCATAAGTATCCTGACATCCCTCAAAATGGAATCAACTTTCCACCCAGCAGTAGATCTCCCACTCACCGTTTCCAGTATAATTTGcgagtcaccttcaatttccagtTGTTTAATACCAATGGAATTGGCAAACTTCAGACCCCATAGGAGAGCCATTCCCTCCACTTGGATGATAGTATGGTTCTTTAGGTTGCCAACATAAGCTGCCACAGTGTTCCCTAAGTGGTCGCAGATGATTCCACCACCAGCCTGGCGAGCATTTTGGGCAgacccatcaaagttcaatttataCCAATGGGGTTTTGGGGCTAACCACTTggtcatttttcttttatttttagcaCTGTTGTTGAAGACTTCGAACTCCAGGGGGAGCTTCCAAAGTTCAACATTTTTTTTCTCCATCTCATTAGGAGGATTGAGGGGGGGTTTCCACTTTGTCACAGATATATTATCTAAAATCATCTTGAAGAAATTGTGGAAGACACTATCCGAGGGGGCTTCAACATCTCTAgaaaattttgttgtttctttctttacaTACCCCCCAGCAAATGTGTGGCGGCATCTATCTCCATAATTGGAGGATGAAGGGGTGGTGGAAGGGGGGAGTCCATCTAGAAACAAACTTATTAATGTTATTCTGAAAGACCCATTGCAGACCACATTTCTCAAGGGTTCTATTCCACAGATGTTCAGCGAAGGGGCAGTGGACGAACAGGTGATCAATTGTTTCCTCTTCAGCTTTACAAAGAATGCATCTATTGGAAAGTTGGAAGCCCCTCTTTTTTAGGTTGTCCTGAGTTAGGATTTTTCCATGCATTAGGGACCACCAAAAGAAGTTGACTTTGGGGATCAGTTAAGAGTTCCATATCTTCTTCCAACACTCATCATTAGCAGTGGGTCTCAAGAGTTGTT from Cryptomeria japonica chromosome 3, Sugi_1.0, whole genome shotgun sequence harbors:
- the LOC131874228 gene encoding uncharacterized protein LOC131874228; translated protein: MTKWLAPKPHWYKLNFDGSAQNARQAGGGIICDHLGNTVAAYVGNLKNHTIIQVEGMALLWGLKFANSIGIKQLEIEGDSQIILETVSGRSTAGWKVDSILRDVRILMANLDGFTIRHVFREKNAAGHSMTAVGRLQNDLRCWRNPNLLPVTTKVILETEKKTKSNDEPI